One genomic segment of Drosophila melanogaster chromosome 3L includes these proteins:
- the Mzt1 gene encoding mitotic spindle organizing protein 1, translating into MSEQPTQHKSDDRFTILQTLSDVVDSGLSKEALKICIELVDNGVCGGALAHVIRTIREEIQDDEDKESDDSGESAASTDSTL; encoded by the coding sequence ATGTCAGAACAACCGACACAACATAAATCCGACGATCGCTTCACTATCCTGCAAACCTTATCGGATGTAGTGGACTCTGGTCTCAGCAAGGAAGCCCTTAAAATCTGCATCGAACTGGTGGACAATGGTGTCTGTGGTGGAGCACTAGCACATGTAATTCGAACCATTAGAGAGGAGATTCAAGATGATGAAGATAAGGAAAGTGATGATTCCGGAGAATCGGCTGCATCAACAGACTCAACTTTgtag
- the CG32298 gene encoding uncharacterized protein: MDSLLQKISELFHNFTSPIAAVVYSPKNVENAQETQTTANQIPEASSQETGKPDSDRTAPDTTEPLTSGDIPTPDVKLQKFREQTAPALNYELEFVDFVDRNAPQGLSKKIIDILPYLEVSFLSWPAFWIWRGYNWQSARKTERIAFYIQRTYQQAKLMQLAILATGLFTISMGRPAGIPIEMHTVHNNQEETADIGDSS, translated from the exons ATGGATTCGCTGCTCCAGAAGATCTCAGAGCTGTTTCATAACTTTACTTCCCCCATTGCAGCGGTGGTATACAGTCCTAAGAATGTAGAGAATGCACAAGAAACCCAAACCACTGCAAACCAAATACCAGAAGCTTCGAGCCAGGAAACTGGGAAGCCGGACTCTGATCGAACTGCACCTGATACCACTGAACCCCTAACCTCTGGTGATATTCCAACCCCAGATGTCAAGTTGCAAAAGTTTAGGGAACAAACGGCTCCAGCTTTAAACTACGAGCTAGAGTTTGTTGACTTCGTAGATCGCAACGCACCTCAGGGTCTATCGAAGAAGATAATTGATATATTGCCCTATCTGGAGGTCAGCTTTTTGTCCTGGCCAGCGTTTTGGATTTGGCGCGGCTACAACTGGCAGTCCGCACGAAAAACGGAGAGAATCGCATTTTACATTCAAAGG ACCTATCAACAGGCCAAGCTAATGCAGTTGGCTATCTTAGCCACTGGTCTGTTCACGATATCAATGGGTCGACCTGCCGGCATACCAATAGAAATGCATACAGTGCACAATAATCAGGAAGAAACAGCTGACATCGGAGACTCCTCTTAG
- the CG32299 gene encoding uncharacterized protein, isoform B, with protein sequence MGIQNYYGNLKEKFSTRLKRKEEEPAKAIAHPPRMHNLGEEIRLLVHSQSFEKAYSTAAPFLFASLGAWPGYWLFRGMDYHVHRSHIPLPIYIRQTYYQAKVVQLFIIMAGTYTVFRNASRLRLMNANRVAKSS encoded by the exons ATGGGCATCCAAAATTATTACGGCAATCTGAAGGAGAAGTTCTCGACGAGGCTTAAGCGAAAGGAGGAGGAACCAGCCAAGGCAATAGCCCACCCACCTCGGATGCATAATCTTGGCGAGGAGATACGTTTACTGGTGCATTCGCAATCCTTTGAAAAGGCCTACAGTACTGCAGCACCATTTCTTTTCGCCAgtttgggggcgtggccgggctATTGGCTGTTCAGAGGAATGGATTACCATGTTCATCGATCGCACATTCCATTGCCCATCTATATAAGACAG ACCTACTATCAAGCCAAAGTGGTGCAACTTTTCATTATCATGGCCGGCACATATACCGTTTTCAGAAACGCCAGTCGCTTGCGTTTGATGAATGCAAATAGAGTGGCGAAGTCTTCTTGA